From Salvia splendens isolate huo1 chromosome 16, SspV2, whole genome shotgun sequence, a single genomic window includes:
- the LOC121772454 gene encoding transcription factor HHO3-like isoform X2, protein MTINTHNHNHHFPENMQQCQDHIHALEEERRKIQVFSRELPLCLDLVTQAIEACKQQLSDTTTEYNLNGQSECSEETSSDAPVLEEFIPLKRGSSSQTDGEELESKKPAHNIAKDGNICQKSDWLRSVQLWNQTPDLLSVEAKVEVNRNRSGGAFHPFKKEKSQAEATKAAAAVAPAPVNRSVAPPSTSSSAETGGCGGGEKKVDKEGQSQRKARRCWSTELHRKFLHALQQLGGSHLATPKQIRELMKVDGLTNDEVKSHLQKYRLHSRRPSPSIQNNNSSQATQFVVVGGIWVPPEYAAMAATATSGSGEASGVATSNGIYAPVAALPAPFRETSASPKVRQWPLPSDDGPSGGCLSEGGGQSHSPATSSSTHTTTASPAY, encoded by the exons aTGACGATCAACACCCACAATCATAATCACCATTTCCCTGAAAACATGCAGCAGTGCCAAGATCACATCCACGCCCTGGAAGAAGAGCGTCGCAAGATTCAAGTCTTCAGCCGCGAACTCCCCCTCTGCCTCGACCTCGTCACACAAG CGATTGAGGCATGCAAGCAGCAGTTATCCGATACGACGACGGAGTACAATCTAAACGGCCAATCGGAATGTTCGGAGGAGACCTCAAGCGACGCTCCAGTTCTCGAAGAGTTCATCCCTTTGAAGAGGGGCTCTTCTTCGCAAACCGACGGCGAAGAGCTTGAATCTAAGAAGCCAGCGCATAACATTGCTAAAGATGGCAACATTTGCCAGAAATCGGACTGGCTTAGATCTGTTCAGCTATGGAATCAAACGCCAGATCTGCTCTCAGTAGAG GCAAAAGTGGAGGTGAATAGAAATAGGAGCGGCGGTGCTTTTCATCCgtttaagaaagagaaaagCCAGGCTGAGGCTACCAAGGCGGCGGCTGCTGTTGCTCCGGCTCCGGTGAATAGGTCGGTGGCGCCGCCTTCCACGAGCTCCTCGGCGGAGACAGGCGGCTGCGGGGGTGGGGAAAAGAAGGTGGATAAGGAAGGGCAGTCTCAAAGAAAGGCGAGGAGGTGTTGGTCAACTGAATTGCATAGAAAATTCTTACATGCCCTTCAACAACTTGGTGGTTCTCATC TTGCAACGCCGAAGCAGATTAGGGAGTTGATGAAGGTGGATGGGCTCACTAATGATGAGGTTAAAAGCCATTTACAG AAATATCGTTTGCACTCGAGGAGACCTAGTCCTTCAATCCAAAACAACAACAGCTCACAAGCCACTCAATTTGTGGTGGTGGGAGGGATTTGGGTGCCGCCTGAGTACGCCGCGATGGCAGCAACCGCCACGTCGGGCTCCGGGGAGGCATCGGGGGTGGCCACGTCGAACGGGATCTACGCGCCGGTCGCAGCGCTTCCGGCGCCATTCCGGGAGACGTCGGCCTCCCCGAAGGTGAGGCAATGGCCATTGCCGTCGGATGACGGCCCATCCGGCGGTTGCCTTAGCGAAGGCGGAGGGCAGTCGCATTCGCCTGCAACCTCCTCCTCCACGCATACAACTACTGCCTCGCCAGCTTACTGa
- the LOC121772576 gene encoding lysine histidine transporter-like 6: MSSSSSPPQPKEIPSDDKWAEEGTRRKAKWWYSTFHTVTAMVGAGVLSLPYAMAYLGWGPGTFVMALSWCVTLHTMWQMTQLHECVPGVRFDRYYDLGRHAFGPRLGPWIVLPQQLIVQVGCDIVYMVTGGKCLKNFMEIICTNCTPIRQSYWICIFGGLHFFLSQLPDFNSVSGVSLAAAIMSICYSSIAWVGSLSKGRAPDVSYGYKNTSGVDCMFRVFNALGQVTFAYAGHAVALEIQATIPSTPEMPSRVPMWKGAVLAYFINGICYFPVALIGYWAFGQDVPDNVLVALNRPAWLIATANLMVVIHVIGSYQVYAMPVFDIIERTTMKRLSISRGLMLRLIVRSGYVALTLFIGVTFPFFGDLLGFFGGFGFAPTSYFLPSVIWLKIMKPPRFSISWFINWACIFLGVFIMVASTVGGLRNIVVDSSTYEFYS; encoded by the exons ATgagttcttcttcttctcccccACAACCTAAA GAAATTCCATCAGATGATAAATGGGCAGAAGAGGGCACCCGCCGTAAGGCAAAATGGTGGTACTCCACTTTCCACACCGTCACCGCCATGGTCGGCGCCGGCGTTCTCAGCCTGCCGTACGCCATGGCCTACTTAGGATG GGGACCAGGAACCTTTGTGATGGCGCTATCGTGGTGCGTGACACTGCACACTATGTGGCAGATGACGCAGCTCCATGAGTGCGTCCCTGGGGTGCGATTCGACCGGTACTATGACCTGGGGCGCCACGCGTTCGGGCCGAGGCTGGGGCCGTGGATAGTGCTCCCCCAGCAGCTGATCGTCCAGGTCGGGTGTGACATTGTGTACATGGTGACAGGTGGCAAATGCCTCAAGAATTTCATGGAAATTATCTGCACCAACTGCACCCCAATTAGACAATCTTACTGGATTTGCATCTTTGGAGGCCTCCATTTCTTCCTCTCTCAGCTCCCTGACTTCAACTCTGTCTCCGGTGTCTCACTCGCAGCCGCCATCATGTCAATTTG CTACTCAAGTATAGCGTGGGTGGGGAGCCTGAGCAAGGGGCGGGCCCCGGATGTGAGCTACGGGTACAAGAATACGAGCGGGGTGGATTGTATGTTTCGGGTGTTCAATGCTTTGGGGCAGGTCACATTCGCGTACGCTGGGCATGCGGTGGCGCTGGAGATTCAAGCAACCATTCCGTCTACGCCAGAGATGCCGTCGAGGGTGCCAATGTGGAAAGGGGCCGTGCTGGCGTATTTCATTAACGGAATATGCTACTTTCCGGTAGCCCTAATTGGTTATTGGGCGTTTGGACAGGATGTTCCTGACAATGTTCTAGTTGCTCTGAATAGGCCTGCATGGCTCATTGCCACTGCCAATCTTATGGTTGTTATTCATGTCATTGGAAGCTATCAG GTTTATGCAATGCCAGTTTTCGACATCATTGAGAGAACTACGATGAAGAGATTAAGCATCTCACGCGGGCTCATGCTCAGGCTTATTGTTCGTTCTGGTTATGTTG CTTTAACTCTATTTATTGGTGTGACATTCCCTTTCTTTGGGGATTTGCTTGGTTTCTTTGGTGGATTTGGCTTTGCTCCAACTTCTTATTTC CTACCTAGCGTGATATGGCTCAAAATTATGAAACCTCCGAGATTCAGCATCTCCTGGTTTATCAATTGG GCATGCATATTTTTGGGAGTGTTCATCATGGTGGCATCAACTGTAGGCGGTCTGCGAAATATTGTAGTTGATTCCTCAACTTATGAATTTTactcataa
- the LOC121772168 gene encoding GDT1-like protein 5 isoform X2, whose product MCIHATMNFIDILAMRHPRRLVLSGCLGALIVMTILSVVVGWATPNLISRKWTHHITTLLFLGFGLWSLWDAFKDGEAEEFAEVEKELNADLKSNSGATKGNNKDADDMKKQYRPFLTQFFSPILLKAFSITFFGEWGDKSQIATVGLAADENPLGVVLGGILGQALCTTAAVLGGKSLATQISEKIVTLSGGALFIVFGIQSLLSTVDS is encoded by the exons ATCTTGGCAATGCGTCACCCTAGAAGACTTGTATTGTCAGGCTGCCTTGGAGCACTGATT GTTATGACTATTTTATCAGTTGTTGTTGGTTGGGCTACCCCAAATCTG ATCTCACGTAAGTGGACTCATCACATCACAACATTGTTGTTTCTCGGTTTTGGCCTGTGGTCTCTGTGGGATGCATTTAAGGACGG AGAAGCTGAAGAATTTGCTGAAGTTGAAAAAGAACTG AATGCTGATTTAAAAAGTAACAGTGGAGCAACCAAAGGGAATAACAAG GATGCAGATGACATGAAAAAGCAATACCGGCCCTTTCTTACTCAATTCTTTTCACCCATCTTGCTTAAG GCCTTTTCAATTACTTTCTTTGGAGAATGGGGTGACAAGAGTCAA ATCGCCACAGTAGGATTGGCTGCAGACGAGAATCCTTTGGGTGTTGTTCTTGGTGGAATCCT TGGACAAGCTTTGTGTACTACGGCTGCAGTCCTGGGAGGAAAAAGTCTAGCAACTCAAATATCTGAAAAAATA GTCACACTCTCTGGGGGAGCTCTTTTCATTGTTTTCGGGATTCAGTCTCTTCTTTCAACAGTGGATTCGTAA
- the LOC121772719 gene encoding BRO1 domain-containing protein BROX, whose protein sequence is MMISYPGLSKLKTKPVVYEDVIAASDSGTLEQLKELSSKRKAIEDSINASTFITEAIAREMSGGLTSRCEQDIQKLEKYLPLLNNLIHHIIVNAKSRQVMYWITEFKLRWSSVLSTPSLFPFQGPKLYQVNDIYFELGMSLFLYGSLLREQALEVLSSDLVQSATLFRKAAGVYSYAAHELNTNLSWTQERPPEAISGVLSVMSLVCLADAQAVSARKAQENGSTGGLLAKLHYGVADFLVEAINILQGAAKECKDISPRFLDFLLCCKTVHELTSYKYHVQGLRTNGNIGIGIGILRWALAKAKKIIPKEESWRLVYHQVIGELDGLLQKYEHENGFVWHEKIPFVDDELPLPQAVRIVSPLPYHPQKWERALMFKL, encoded by the exons ATGATGATCAGTTATCCAGGCCTTTCAAAGCTGAAAACCAAGCCG GTGGTATATGAAGATGTGATTGCGGCTAGCGATTCTGGCACACTAGAACAACTTAAAGAGTTGAGCTCCAAGCGTAAAGCAATCGAGGACTCCATCAATGCTAGCACCTTCATTACAGAGGCCATTGCTAGGGAAATGTCGGGAGGCCTGACATCCCGTTGTGAACAG GACATTCAAAAGCTGGAAAAGTATTTACCTCTGTTGAATAACctcattcatcacatcattgtgAATGCCAAAAGCCGTCAAGTTATGTACTGGATTACTGAGTTTAAGCTGAGATGGAGTAGTGTGCTTTCCACACCATCTCTTTTTCCCTTTCAGGGTCCAAAGTTATATCAGGTTAACGATATATATTTTGAGCTTGGGATGTCCCTTTTCCTTTATGGTTCATTGCTTCGTGAGCAGGCTCTTGAAGTTCTATCATCAG ATCTAGTCCAATCTGCCACCCTCTTCAGGAAAGCCGCTGGAGTATATAGCTATGCAGCTCACGAACTTAATACAAATTTATCTTGGACCCAAGAAAGGCCACCGGAAGCTATATCTGGCGTGTTGTCTGTTATGAGTCTTGTTTGCTTGGCAGATGCCCAG GCTGTCTCTGCTAGGAAGGCTCAAGAAAATGGAAGTACGGGGGGTTTATTGGCAAAATTACACTATGGCGTGGCAGACTTTTTGGTTGAAGCTATTAATATCTTGCAAGGTGCAGCCAAAGAATGCAAGGATATTTCGCCACGATTTCTG GATTTTTTGTTATGTTGCAAAACAGTGCACGAGTTGACGAGTTACAAATACCACGTGCAAGGTCTAAGAACCAATGGTAACATTGGCATAGGAATTGGAATTCTTCGTTGGGCTTTAGCAAAAGCAAAGAAAATCATTCCAAAAGAAGAGTCATGGAGATTAGTGTATCATCAAGTGATTGGTGAGTTGGACGGGTTGCTTCAGAAATACGAGCATGAGAATGGTTTCGTCTGGCACGAAAAAATTCCTTTTGTAGATGATGAGCTGCCTCTGCCTCAGGCTGTTAGAATTGTTAGTCCACTTCCTTATCATCCCCAAAAATGGGAAAGAGCACTTATGTTTAAGTTGTAG
- the LOC121772454 gene encoding transcription factor HHO3-like isoform X1 — translation MTINTHNHNHHFPENMQQCQDHIHALEEERRKIQVFSRELPLCLDLVTQAIEACKQQLSDTTTEYNLNGQSECSEETSSDAPVLEEFIPLKRGSSSQTDGEELESKKPAHNIAKDGNICQKSDWLRSVQLWNQTPDLLSVEDSQAKVEVNRNRSGGAFHPFKKEKSQAEATKAAAAVAPAPVNRSVAPPSTSSSAETGGCGGGEKKVDKEGQSQRKARRCWSTELHRKFLHALQQLGGSHLATPKQIRELMKVDGLTNDEVKSHLQKYRLHSRRPSPSIQNNNSSQATQFVVVGGIWVPPEYAAMAATATSGSGEASGVATSNGIYAPVAALPAPFRETSASPKVRQWPLPSDDGPSGGCLSEGGGQSHSPATSSSTHTTTASPAY, via the exons aTGACGATCAACACCCACAATCATAATCACCATTTCCCTGAAAACATGCAGCAGTGCCAAGATCACATCCACGCCCTGGAAGAAGAGCGTCGCAAGATTCAAGTCTTCAGCCGCGAACTCCCCCTCTGCCTCGACCTCGTCACACAAG CGATTGAGGCATGCAAGCAGCAGTTATCCGATACGACGACGGAGTACAATCTAAACGGCCAATCGGAATGTTCGGAGGAGACCTCAAGCGACGCTCCAGTTCTCGAAGAGTTCATCCCTTTGAAGAGGGGCTCTTCTTCGCAAACCGACGGCGAAGAGCTTGAATCTAAGAAGCCAGCGCATAACATTGCTAAAGATGGCAACATTTGCCAGAAATCGGACTGGCTTAGATCTGTTCAGCTATGGAATCAAACGCCAGATCTGCTCTCAGTAGAG GATTCTCAGGCAAAAGTGGAGGTGAATAGAAATAGGAGCGGCGGTGCTTTTCATCCgtttaagaaagagaaaagCCAGGCTGAGGCTACCAAGGCGGCGGCTGCTGTTGCTCCGGCTCCGGTGAATAGGTCGGTGGCGCCGCCTTCCACGAGCTCCTCGGCGGAGACAGGCGGCTGCGGGGGTGGGGAAAAGAAGGTGGATAAGGAAGGGCAGTCTCAAAGAAAGGCGAGGAGGTGTTGGTCAACTGAATTGCATAGAAAATTCTTACATGCCCTTCAACAACTTGGTGGTTCTCATC TTGCAACGCCGAAGCAGATTAGGGAGTTGATGAAGGTGGATGGGCTCACTAATGATGAGGTTAAAAGCCATTTACAG AAATATCGTTTGCACTCGAGGAGACCTAGTCCTTCAATCCAAAACAACAACAGCTCACAAGCCACTCAATTTGTGGTGGTGGGAGGGATTTGGGTGCCGCCTGAGTACGCCGCGATGGCAGCAACCGCCACGTCGGGCTCCGGGGAGGCATCGGGGGTGGCCACGTCGAACGGGATCTACGCGCCGGTCGCAGCGCTTCCGGCGCCATTCCGGGAGACGTCGGCCTCCCCGAAGGTGAGGCAATGGCCATTGCCGTCGGATGACGGCCCATCCGGCGGTTGCCTTAGCGAAGGCGGAGGGCAGTCGCATTCGCCTGCAACCTCCTCCTCCACGCATACAACTACTGCCTCGCCAGCTTACTGa